Proteins found in one Streptomyces sp. NBC_00461 genomic segment:
- the rplB gene encoding 50S ribosomal protein L2 has translation MGIRKYKPTTPGRRGSSVADFVEVTRSTPEKSLVRPLHSKGGRNNAGRVTVRHQGGGHKRAYRVIDFRRHDKDGVPAKVAHIEYDPNRTARIALLHYADGEKRYILAPRNLQQGDRVENGPGADIKPGNNLAIRNIPVGTTIHAIELRPGGGAKFARSAGASVQLLAKEGSMAHLRMPSGEIRLVDQRCRATVGEVGNAEQSNINWGKAGRKRWLGVRPTVRGVAMNPVDHPHGGGEGKTSGGRHPVSPWGQKEGRTRSPKKASNKYIVRRRKTNKKR, from the coding sequence ATGGGAATCCGCAAGTACAAGCCGACTACGCCGGGCCGTCGTGGCTCCAGCGTCGCCGACTTCGTCGAGGTCACGCGGTCCACGCCGGAGAAGTCGCTGGTCCGCCCCCTGCACAGCAAGGGCGGCCGTAACAACGCCGGTCGTGTGACCGTTCGCCACCAGGGTGGCGGACACAAGCGCGCCTACCGAGTGATCGACTTCCGTCGTCACGACAAGGACGGCGTGCCGGCGAAGGTCGCGCACATCGAGTACGACCCCAACCGCACCGCGCGCATCGCGCTGCTGCACTACGCGGACGGCGAGAAGCGCTACATCCTCGCCCCGCGCAACCTGCAGCAGGGTGACCGCGTCGAGAACGGTCCCGGGGCCGACATCAAGCCGGGCAACAACCTGGCGATCCGCAACATCCCGGTCGGTACCACGATCCACGCGATCGAGCTCCGTCCCGGTGGCGGCGCCAAGTTCGCCCGCTCCGCCGGTGCCTCCGTGCAGCTGCTCGCGAAGGAGGGCTCGATGGCCCACCTCCGCATGCCGTCCGGTGAGATCCGCCTGGTCGACCAGCGCTGCCGCGCCACGGTCGGCGAGGTCGGCAACGCCGAGCAGAGCAACATCAACTGGGGCAAGGCCGGCCGCAAGCGCTGGCTGGGCGTCCGCCCGACCGTTCGCGGTGTGGCGATGAACCCGGTTGACCACCCCCACGGTGGTGGTGAGGGCAAGACCTCCGGTGGTCGCCACCCGGTCAGCCCCTGGGGTCAGAAGGAGGGTCGTACTCGTTCGCCGAAGAAGGCTTCGAACAAGTACATCGTCCGCCGCCGCAAGACGAACAAGAAGCGCTAG
- the tuf gene encoding elongation factor Tu, whose translation MAKAKFERTKPHVNIGTIGHIDHGKTTLTAAITKVLHDAYPDLNEASAFDQIDKAPEERQRGITISIAHVEYQTETRHYAHVDCPGHADYIKNMITGAAQMDGAILVVAATDGPMPQTKEHVLLARQVGVPYIVVALNKADMVDDEEILELVELEVRELLSEYEFPGDDLPVVKVSALKALEGDAEWGKTVLELMKAVDENIPQPERDVDKPFLMPIEDVFTITGRGTVVTGRIERGVLKVNETVDIVGIKTEKTTTTVTGIEMFRKLLDEGQAGENVGLLLRGIKREDVERGQVIIKPGSVTPHTSFEAQAYILSKDEGGRHTPFFNNYRPQFYFRTTDVTGVVTLPEGTEMVMPGDNTEMTVELIQPVAMEEGLKFAIREGGRTVGAGQVTKINK comes from the coding sequence GTGGCGAAGGCGAAGTTCGAGCGGACTAAGCCGCACGTCAACATCGGCACCATCGGTCACATCGACCACGGTAAGACGACCCTCACGGCCGCCATTACCAAGGTGCTGCACGACGCGTACCCGGACCTGAACGAGGCCTCGGCCTTCGACCAGATCGACAAGGCTCCCGAAGAGCGCCAGCGCGGTATCACCATCTCCATCGCGCACGTCGAGTACCAGACGGAGACGCGTCACTACGCCCACGTCGACTGCCCCGGTCACGCGGACTACATCAAGAACATGATCACGGGTGCGGCGCAGATGGACGGCGCCATCCTCGTTGTCGCCGCCACCGACGGCCCGATGCCGCAGACCAAGGAGCACGTGCTCCTGGCCCGCCAGGTCGGCGTTCCGTACATCGTCGTCGCCCTGAACAAGGCCGACATGGTGGACGACGAGGAGATCCTGGAGCTCGTCGAGCTCGAGGTCCGTGAGCTGCTCTCCGAGTACGAGTTCCCGGGCGACGACCTGCCGGTCGTCAAGGTCTCGGCGCTCAAGGCGCTCGAGGGTGACGCCGAGTGGGGCAAGACCGTCCTCGAGCTGATGAAGGCCGTCGACGAGAACATCCCGCAGCCCGAGCGTGACGTCGACAAGCCGTTCCTGATGCCGATCGAGGACGTCTTCACGATCACCGGTCGTGGCACGGTCGTCACCGGTCGTATCGAGCGTGGTGTCCTCAAGGTCAACGAGACCGTCGACATCGTCGGCATCAAGACCGAGAAGACCACCACCACGGTCACCGGCATCGAGATGTTCCGCAAGCTGCTCGACGAGGGCCAGGCCGGTGAGAACGTCGGTCTGCTGCTCCGCGGCATCAAGCGCGAGGACGTCGAGCGCGGCCAGGTCATCATCAAGCCCGGCTCGGTCACCCCGCACACCTCGTTCGAGGCGCAGGCGTACATCCTGTCCAAGGACGAGGGCGGCCGTCACACGCCGTTCTTCAACAACTACCGTCCGCAGTTCTACTTCCGTACCACGGACGTGACCGGCGTCGTGACCCTCCCCGAGGGCACCGAGATGGTCATGCCGGGCGACAACACTGAGATGACCGTTGAGCTCATCCAGCCCGTCGCCATGGAAGAGGGCCTGAAGTTCGCCATCCGTGAGGGTGGCCGGACGGTCGGCGCCGGCCAGGTCACCAAGATCAACAAGTAG
- the fusA gene encoding elongation factor G, with protein sequence MATTSLDLARVRNIGIMAHIDAGKTTTTERILFYTGVSYKIGEVHDGAATMDWMEQEQERGITITSAATTCHWPLEDDDYTINIIDTPGHVDFTVEVERSLRVLDGAVTVFDGVAGVEPQSETVWRQADRYGVPRICFVNKLDRTGAEFHRCVDMISDRLGAVPLIMQLPIGAEMDFKGVVDLVRMKALVWSAEAAKGEMYDVVDIPATHAEAAEEYRGKLVEAVAENDDEIMELFLEGQEPTEEQLYAAIRRITIASGKSDGVTVTPVFCGTAFKNKGVQPLLDAVVRYLPTPLDVEAIEGHDVKDPEVVVKRKPSVDEPLSALAFKIMSDPHLGKLTFVRVYSGRLETGTAVLNSVKGKKERIGKIYRMHANKREEIEAVGAGDIVAVMGLKQTTTGETLCDDKQPVILESMDFPAPVIQVAIEPKSKGDQEKLGVAIQRLAEEDPSFHVHSDEETGQTILGGMGELHLEVLVDRMKREFRVEANVGKPQVAYRETIRKAVERVDYTHKKQTGGTGQFAKVQIAIEPITEADGPAYEFVNKVTGGRIPREYIPSVDAGAQEAMQFGILAGYEMTGVRVTLIDGGYHEVDSSELAFKIAGSQAFKEAARKASPVLLEPMMAVEVTTPEDYMGEVIGDINSRRGQIQAMEERAGARVVKGLVPLSEMFGYVGDLRSKTSGRASYSMQFDSYAEVPRNVAEEIIAKAKGE encoded by the coding sequence ATGGCTACCACTTCACTTGACCTGGCCAGGGTCCGCAACATCGGGATCATGGCCCACATCGACGCGGGCAAGACGACCACCACCGAGCGGATCCTCTTCTACACCGGCGTCAGCTACAAGATCGGTGAAGTCCACGACGGCGCTGCCACCATGGACTGGATGGAGCAGGAGCAGGAGCGTGGCATCACGATCACCTCTGCTGCCACCACCTGTCACTGGCCGCTCGAGGACGACGACTACACGATCAACATCATCGACACCCCTGGGCACGTCGACTTCACGGTCGAGGTGGAGCGTTCGCTCCGCGTGCTCGACGGTGCCGTCACGGTGTTCGACGGTGTCGCCGGTGTGGAGCCGCAGTCCGAGACGGTGTGGCGTCAGGCCGACCGTTACGGCGTGCCGCGCATCTGCTTCGTGAACAAGCTGGACCGTACCGGCGCCGAGTTCCACCGCTGCGTGGACATGATCTCGGACCGCCTGGGTGCCGTGCCGCTCATCATGCAACTGCCGATCGGCGCCGAGATGGACTTCAAGGGCGTTGTGGACCTGGTCCGCATGAAGGCGCTCGTGTGGTCCGCCGAGGCCGCCAAGGGCGAGATGTACGACGTCGTCGACATCCCGGCCACGCACGCCGAGGCCGCCGAGGAGTACCGCGGCAAGCTGGTCGAGGCCGTCGCGGAGAACGACGACGAGATCATGGAGCTGTTCCTGGAGGGCCAGGAGCCCACCGAGGAGCAGCTGTACGCCGCGATCCGTCGCATCACCATCGCGTCCGGCAAGTCCGACGGCGTCACCGTCACCCCGGTGTTCTGCGGCACCGCGTTCAAGAACAAGGGCGTCCAGCCCCTGCTCGACGCGGTCGTGCGCTACCTGCCGACCCCGCTCGACGTCGAGGCCATCGAGGGCCACGACGTCAAGGACCCCGAGGTCGTCGTCAAGCGCAAGCCGTCCGTGGACGAGCCGCTGTCCGCGCTCGCGTTCAAGATCATGAGCGACCCGCACCTGGGTAAGCTCACCTTCGTCCGGGTCTACTCGGGCCGCCTGGAGACTGGCACCGCGGTGCTGAACTCCGTCAAGGGCAAGAAGGAGCGCATCGGCAAGATCTACCGTATGCACGCGAACAAGCGTGAGGAGATCGAGGCGGTGGGCGCCGGCGACATCGTCGCCGTGATGGGCCTGAAGCAGACCACCACCGGTGAGACGCTGTGCGACGACAAGCAGCCGGTCATCCTGGAGTCCATGGACTTCCCGGCGCCGGTCATCCAGGTCGCGATCGAGCCCAAGTCCAAGGGTGACCAGGAGAAGCTGGGTGTCGCCATCCAGCGTCTCGCGGAGGAGGACCCCTCCTTCCACGTCCACTCGGACGAGGAGACGGGCCAGACCATCCTCGGCGGTATGGGCGAGCTGCACCTTGAGGTGCTGGTCGACCGTATGAAGCGCGAGTTCCGCGTCGAGGCCAACGTCGGTAAGCCGCAGGTCGCGTACCGTGAGACGATCCGTAAGGCCGTCGAGCGCGTGGACTACACCCACAAGAAGCAGACCGGTGGTACCGGTCAGTTCGCCAAGGTGCAGATCGCGATCGAGCCCATCACCGAGGCCGACGGTCCGGCGTACGAGTTCGTCAACAAGGTCACCGGTGGCCGCATCCCGCGGGAGTACATCCCGTCGGTGGACGCCGGTGCGCAGGAGGCCATGCAGTTCGGCATCCTCGCGGGCTACGAGATGACCGGCGTCCGCGTGACGCTGATCGACGGTGGCTACCACGAGGTCGACTCCTCCGAGCTGGCCTTCAAGATCGCCGGTTCGCAGGCCTTCAAGGAGGCCGCGCGCAAGGCCAGCCCCGTGCTGCTCGAGCCGATGATGGCCGTCGAGGTCACCACGCCCGAGGACTACATGGGTGAGGTCATCGGCGACATCAACTCCCGCCGTGGCCAGATCCAGGCCATGGAGGAGCGGGCGGGTGCCCGCGTCGTGAAGGGCCTCGTGCCCCTCTCGGAGATGTTCGGTTACGTCGGCGACCTGCGCAGCAAGACGTCCGGCCGGGCCAGCTACTCCATGCAGTTCGACTCCTACGCCGAGGTTCCCCGGAACGTCGCCGAGGAGATCATCGCGAAGGCCAAGGGCGAGTAA
- the rpsL gene encoding 30S ribosomal protein S12, with protein MPTIQQLVRKGRQDKVEKNKTPALEGSPQRRGVCTRVFTTTPKKPNSALRKVARVRLTSGIEVTAYIPGEGHNLQEHSIVLVRGGRVKDLPGVRYKIIRGSLDTQGVKNRKQARSRYGAKKEK; from the coding sequence GTGCCTACGATCCAGCAGCTGGTCCGTAAGGGCCGGCAGGACAAGGTCGAGAAGAACAAGACGCCCGCACTCGAGGGTTCCCCTCAGCGTCGTGGCGTCTGCACGCGTGTGTTCACGACCACCCCGAAGAAGCCGAACTCGGCCCTGCGTAAGGTCGCGCGTGTGCGTCTGACCAGCGGGATCGAGGTCACCGCTTACATTCCGGGTGAGGGACACAACCTGCAGGAGCACTCCATCGTGCTCGTGCGTGGCGGTCGTGTGAAGGACCTGCCCGGTGTTCGCTACAAGATCATCCGCGGTTCGCTCGACACCCAGGGTGTCAAGAACCGCAAGCAGGCCCGCAGCCGCTACGGCGCCAAGAAGGAGAAGTAG
- the rpsJ gene encoding 30S ribosomal protein S10, which produces MAGQKIRIRLKAYDHEVIDSSAKKIVETVTRTGASVAGPVPLPTEKNVYCVIKSPHKYKDSREHFEMRTHKRLIDILDPTPKTVDSLMRLDLPAGVDIEIKL; this is translated from the coding sequence ATGGCGGGACAGAAGATCCGCATCCGGCTCAAGGCCTACGACCACGAGGTCATCGATTCCTCGGCGAAGAAGATCGTCGAAACGGTGACGCGTACTGGTGCGTCGGTCGCGGGCCCGGTGCCGCTGCCCACTGAAAAGAACGTGTACTGCGTCATCAAGTCGCCGCACAAGTACAAGGACTCGCGCGAGCACTTCGAGATGCGCACGCACAAGCGCCTGATCGACATTCTCGACCCGACGCCCAAGACCGTTGACTCTCTGATGCGACTCGACCTCCCGGCCGGTGTCGACATCGAGATCAAGCTCTGA
- a CDS encoding DUF1707 and DUF4190 domain-containing protein — protein MSDPTPWQPWQSGKGVPQSWQGQTAPSMLASHADRERAVDVLRAGYGEGRMEHPEFEKRVAQAYAARTVGELALLVADLPHGPVPQPGPVAAVPQTFMAVPRRQTNAKAIGAAVCGLLCLPTMGLTGIPAVILGHAARNEMERTGEAGDGLALTGLVLGWLSTAVWALVLTLLIAVALASG, from the coding sequence GTGTCGGATCCGACGCCATGGCAGCCGTGGCAGTCAGGCAAGGGTGTCCCGCAATCGTGGCAGGGGCAGACCGCCCCCTCCATGCTCGCCTCGCACGCGGACCGCGAGCGTGCCGTGGACGTGCTCAGAGCGGGGTACGGGGAGGGGCGGATGGAGCACCCCGAGTTCGAGAAGCGGGTCGCGCAGGCCTATGCGGCTCGTACCGTCGGGGAGCTGGCCCTGCTGGTGGCCGATCTGCCGCACGGGCCCGTACCGCAGCCGGGGCCCGTCGCGGCCGTTCCCCAGACCTTCATGGCCGTGCCGCGGCGGCAGACCAACGCCAAGGCGATCGGGGCCGCGGTGTGCGGGCTGCTGTGTCTGCCGACCATGGGGCTCACCGGGATTCCGGCGGTCATCCTGGGGCACGCGGCGCGCAACGAGATGGAGCGGACCGGGGAGGCCGGTGACGGGCTCGCGCTGACCGGGCTGGTGCTCGGCTGGCTGTCGACGGCCGTCTGGGCGCTCGTGCTCACGCTGCTGATCGCGGTGGCCCTCGCCTCCGGATGA
- a CDS encoding S41 family peptidase codes for MRIVTATAVVLTLTAGAAPAAVAETGEPGTDGLWRMDGYGTVLALGHGVYQEYQTTAVSCVKGDSARQTGPGTYTADGVVLTRLPGLIIDLRVNGGGSDALGVHIAGRLTDTPYVAYAKRARNDPVDPNRHTRPEPVPVTPAHAPRCTGPIAVLTGGSTVSAGETFTQALMDRPGGTVRIGRPTQGVFSDVMARKLPDGMTAWLPNEEFLTRTGRTFDGTGIPPHLTEPVFTKEEFAKNRDSAFDRAVSELQRPKRARGTATRPATTMP; via the coding sequence GTGCGCATCGTCACGGCCACCGCCGTAGTCCTGACCCTGACGGCGGGAGCCGCACCGGCCGCCGTCGCCGAGACCGGCGAACCCGGCACCGACGGCCTGTGGCGGATGGACGGCTACGGCACCGTCCTCGCCCTCGGCCACGGGGTCTACCAGGAGTACCAGACCACCGCGGTGAGCTGCGTGAAGGGCGACTCGGCGCGGCAGACGGGTCCGGGGACGTACACGGCGGACGGCGTCGTGCTGACCCGCCTGCCGGGCCTCATCATCGACCTGCGCGTCAACGGCGGTGGCTCCGACGCCCTCGGCGTCCACATCGCCGGGCGCCTCACCGACACGCCCTACGTCGCGTACGCCAAGCGCGCCCGCAACGACCCCGTCGACCCGAACCGGCACACCCGGCCCGAACCGGTACCCGTCACCCCCGCCCATGCGCCCCGCTGCACCGGCCCGATCGCCGTCCTGACCGGCGGTTCGACGGTGAGCGCGGGTGAGACGTTCACGCAGGCCCTGATGGACCGGCCGGGCGGGACGGTGCGCATCGGCCGGCCCACCCAGGGTGTCTTCTCGGACGTCATGGCGCGAAAGCTCCCGGACGGGATGACCGCCTGGCTGCCCAACGAGGAGTTCCTGACCCGCACCGGCCGCACCTTCGACGGCACGGGCATCCCACCCCATCTCACCGAACCGGTCTTCACCAAGGAGGAGTTCGCCAAGAACCGCGACTCGGCGTTCGACCGGGCGGTGAGCGAACTGCAGCGTCCCAAAAGGGCGCGCGGAACTGCGACGCGACCGGCCACGACGATGCCGTAG
- the rplW gene encoding 50S ribosomal protein L23, translating into MATRHPSIASKAAKAAKAARVAKARRHEAEGKNTVETPISKSFTDPRDVLLKPVVSEKSYALLDENKYTFIVAPSANKTQIKQAVQAVFSVKVTGVNTINRIGKRKRTRTGFGQRAATKRAIVTLAEGDRIDIFGGPTA; encoded by the coding sequence ATGGCTACGCGTCACCCGAGCATTGCCTCCAAGGCTGCGAAGGCCGCCAAGGCCGCGCGCGTCGCCAAGGCGCGTCGCCACGAGGCCGAGGGCAAGAACACCGTCGAGACGCCGATCAGCAAGTCGTTCACGGACCCCCGTGACGTGCTGCTGAAGCCGGTCGTCTCCGAGAAGAGCTACGCGCTCCTCGACGAGAACAAGTACACGTTCATCGTCGCCCCGAGTGCCAACAAGACCCAGATCAAGCAGGCCGTCCAGGCGGTCTTCTCGGTCAAGGTCACCGGGGTCAACACGATCAACCGCATCGGCAAGCGCAAGCGGACCCGCACCGGCTTCGGCCAGCGTGCGGCCACCAAGCGCGCGATCGTGACCCTCGCCGAGGGCGACCGTATCGACATCTTCGGCGGTCCGACCGCCTAA
- the rpsG gene encoding 30S ribosomal protein S7 — protein MPRKGPAPKRPVIIDPVYGSPLVTSLINKVLLNGKRSTAERIVYGAMEGLREKTSNDPVITLKRALENIKPTLEVKSRRVGGATYQVPIEVKPGRANTLALRWLVGYSRARREKTMTERLLNELLDASNGLGAAVKKREDTHKMAESNKAFAHYRW, from the coding sequence ATGCCTCGTAAGGGCCCCGCCCCGAAGCGCCCGGTCATCATCGACCCGGTCTACGGTTCTCCTCTTGTCACCTCCCTGATCAACAAGGTGCTGCTGAACGGCAAGCGCTCCACCGCCGAGCGCATCGTGTACGGCGCCATGGAGGGCCTGCGCGAGAAGACCAGCAACGACCCGGTCATCACGCTGAAGCGCGCGCTGGAGAACATCAAGCCGACCCTTGAGGTCAAGTCCCGCCGTGTCGGTGGTGCGACGTACCAGGTTCCGATCGAGGTCAAGCCCGGTCGCGCCAACACGCTCGCGCTGCGCTGGCTGGTCGGTTACTCCCGCGCCCGTCGCGAGAAGACCATGACCGAGCGTCTGCTCAACGAGCTTCTCGACGCTTCGAACGGCCTCGGTGCGGCCGTCAAGAAGCGCGAGGACACCCACAAGATGGCCGAGTCCAACAAGGCCTTCGCGCACTACCGCTGGTAG
- a CDS encoding acyltransferase family protein has translation MSTLLDRPTQEPRTVEVRRPPAPLPHRERPRLYAVDGLRLVAALMVAVHHYVGSRRVDQPHNAVWGRPASEIMPTVFHFATYGWIGVEVFFVISGFVICMSCWGRTPRQFFVSRVIRLYPAYWFAIAFTTAVVLAVPGVWGRLKLRDVLLNLTMLQSGSGVASVDGVYWTLWSELRFYLLFMIVVATGLTYRKVVIFCCVWGAAAMLAPVAKFHLLTLAANPDGAWFFIAGLALYLMHRFGQDLLLWGILAMAWLMGQRQLGIRIDDFEHVSGWRGSAALFTVFLLALVAIALGATDRIRWKWLVTAGSLTYPLYLIHYVAGTALINRLRDTMDARLLVVLVIAGFLVLSRLVHRLVERPAARQLKRGLDTSFARLRNAGA, from the coding sequence GTGTCCACGTTGCTCGACCGGCCGACGCAGGAACCGCGGACCGTGGAGGTCCGCCGTCCGCCGGCTCCGCTCCCGCACCGTGAACGCCCGCGGCTGTACGCCGTCGACGGCCTCCGCCTCGTCGCCGCGCTGATGGTCGCCGTGCACCACTACGTCGGCAGCCGGCGCGTCGACCAGCCGCACAACGCCGTCTGGGGCCGGCCGGCCTCCGAGATCATGCCGACGGTGTTCCACTTCGCCACCTACGGCTGGATCGGCGTCGAGGTCTTCTTCGTGATCAGCGGCTTCGTCATCTGCATGTCCTGCTGGGGGCGCACCCCGCGGCAGTTCTTCGTCTCCCGGGTGATCCGGCTCTACCCGGCGTACTGGTTCGCCATCGCCTTCACCACGGCCGTCGTGCTCGCGGTGCCGGGTGTCTGGGGCCGGCTGAAGCTGCGCGACGTACTCCTCAACCTCACCATGCTGCAGTCGGGTTCGGGCGTGGCGAGCGTCGACGGCGTCTACTGGACGCTCTGGTCGGAGCTGCGCTTCTACCTGCTCTTCATGATCGTGGTGGCCACCGGGCTGACGTACCGCAAGGTCGTGATCTTCTGCTGCGTGTGGGGTGCGGCCGCGATGTTGGCCCCCGTGGCGAAGTTCCACCTCCTGACGCTGGCGGCCAACCCGGACGGAGCCTGGTTCTTCATCGCGGGCCTCGCCCTCTACCTGATGCACCGCTTCGGGCAGGACCTGCTGCTGTGGGGCATCCTCGCGATGGCGTGGCTGATGGGGCAGCGGCAGCTGGGGATCAGGATCGACGACTTCGAGCACGTCTCCGGGTGGCGGGGGAGTGCGGCGCTCTTCACCGTGTTCCTGCTCGCCCTGGTCGCGATCGCCCTCGGCGCGACCGACCGCATCCGCTGGAAGTGGCTGGTCACCGCCGGCAGTCTGACGTATCCGCTGTACCTGATCCACTACGTGGCCGGAACGGCGCTGATCAACCGGCTCCGCGACACCATGGACGCCCGGCTCCTGGTCGTCCTCGTGATCGCCGGCTTCCTGGTCCTGAGCCGCCTGGTGCACCGCCTCGTGGAGCGGCCCGCGGCACGACAGCTGAAGCGGGGGCTGGACACGTCGTTCGCGCGGCTGCGGAACGCCGGCGCGTAG
- the rplD gene encoding 50S ribosomal protein L4, producing MSTVDILSPAGEKTGSVELPAEIFGVEKISIPLIHQVVVAQNAAARQGTHKTKRRGEVRGGGKKPYRQKGTGRARQGSTRAPQFAGGGVVHGPQPRDYSQRTPKKMKAAALRHALTDRARHNRIHVVSGVIEGENPSTKAARTLFGKISERKNLLLVVDRADEAAWLSARNLPQVHILEPGQLNTYDVLVSDDVVFTQAAFESFVSGPKAADTEGSEA from the coding sequence ATGAGCACTGTTGACATCCTTTCGCCTGCCGGCGAGAAGACCGGTAGCGTCGAGCTCCCCGCGGAGATCTTCGGCGTGGAGAAGATCAGCATCCCGCTGATCCACCAGGTCGTCGTCGCGCAGAACGCCGCTGCCCGCCAGGGCACGCACAAGACCAAGCGTCGCGGCGAGGTCCGTGGTGGCGGCAAGAAGCCGTACCGCCAGAAGGGCACCGGCCGCGCCCGTCAGGGCTCGACCCGTGCGCCGCAGTTCGCCGGCGGTGGCGTCGTCCACGGTCCGCAGCCGCGTGACTACTCGCAGCGGACCCCGAAGAAGATGAAGGCCGCGGCCCTGCGCCACGCCCTCACCGACCGGGCCCGCCACAACCGCATCCACGTCGTCTCCGGCGTCATCGAGGGTGAGAACCCGTCGACGAAGGCCGCCCGGACGCTGTTCGGCAAGATCTCGGAGCGCAAGAACCTGCTCCTGGTCGTCGACCGCGCCGACGAGGCCGCGTGGCTGTCCGCCCGTAACCTGCCCCAGGTCCACATCCTGGAGCCGGGCCAGCTGAACACGTACGACGTTCTCGTCTCGGACGACGTGGTCTTCACCCAGGCCGCTTTCGAGTCCTTCGTGTCTGGCCCCAAGGCCGCTGACACCGAAGGGAGCGAAGCCTGA
- the rplC gene encoding 50S ribosomal protein L3 — protein MAKQIKGILGEKLGMTQVWDENNRVVPVTVVKAGPNVVTQVRTNDSDGYESVQIAFGEIDPRKVNKPLKGHFAKADVTPRRHLVEIRTADASEYTLGQEISAEVFEAGVKVDVTGKSKGKGFAGVMKRHNFKGLGAGHGTQRKHRSPGSIGGCATPGRVFKGLRMAGRMGNERVTTQNLTVHAVDAEKGLLLIKGAVPGPNGGLVLVRTAAKGA, from the coding sequence ATGGCTAAGCAGATCAAGGGCATCCTGGGCGAGAAGCTCGGCATGACGCAGGTGTGGGACGAGAACAACCGTGTTGTTCCGGTCACCGTCGTCAAGGCCGGCCCCAACGTCGTGACCCAGGTCCGTACGAACGACAGTGACGGCTACGAGTCGGTCCAGATCGCCTTCGGCGAGATCGACCCGCGCAAGGTGAACAAGCCCCTCAAGGGCCACTTCGCCAAGGCCGACGTCACGCCCCGCCGCCACCTCGTCGAGATCCGCACCGCGGACGCCTCCGAGTACACGCTGGGCCAGGAGATCTCCGCCGAGGTCTTCGAGGCCGGCGTCAAGGTGGACGTGACCGGCAAGAGCAAGGGCAAGGGCTTCGCCGGTGTCATGAAGCGTCACAACTTCAAGGGCCTCGGCGCCGGACACGGCACCCAGCGCAAGCACCGCTCGCCCGGTTCCATCGGTGGCTGCGCCACCCCGGGCCGCGTGTTCAAGGGCCTCCGCATGGCGGGTCGCATGGGCAACGAGCGGGTCACCACCCAGAACCTGACCGTCCACGCCGTTGACGCGGAGAAGGGTCTGCTGCTCATCAAGGGCGCTGTCCCCGGTCCGAACGGCGGCCTCGTCCTGGTCCGCACCGCGGCCAAGGGGGCCTGA
- a CDS encoding Crp/Fnr family transcriptional regulator — protein sequence MTWTAVYSTDDGGLDDRVPFLARLESVDRSALLALGRQLDYTARTVLIHQHEPSSHVIFLVQGWTKVTASAANGYEALLALRGPGDIVGESAALTGRPRSATVTALEPVRSVAVEHERFKDFLSRSPAVSFALLGLTADRTRAADRRRLEFASMSVRERFAVLLLDLARTHGRRTEEGIELAVPLSKQELAGSVGASREMVQRLLRELRDKEAVVTGRRALLIRRPDVLRRIAAAGPASGIPSPQGSEE from the coding sequence GTGACGTGGACGGCGGTGTACTCAACGGACGACGGGGGCCTGGACGACCGGGTGCCCTTTCTGGCGCGGCTGGAGAGCGTGGACCGCTCGGCGCTGCTGGCGCTCGGCCGGCAGCTGGACTACACGGCGCGCACGGTCCTCATCCACCAGCACGAGCCGTCCTCGCACGTCATCTTCCTGGTGCAGGGCTGGACCAAGGTCACGGCCTCCGCGGCCAACGGCTACGAGGCGCTGCTCGCACTGCGCGGGCCCGGTGACATCGTCGGAGAGTCCGCGGCGCTCACCGGGCGGCCACGGTCGGCGACCGTGACCGCGCTGGAGCCGGTGCGGTCCGTGGCCGTGGAGCACGAGCGCTTCAAGGACTTCCTGAGCCGGTCCCCCGCAGTGTCCTTCGCCCTTCTCGGTCTGACCGCGGACCGCACGAGGGCGGCAGACCGGCGCCGGCTGGAGTTCGCGTCGATGAGCGTGCGGGAGCGTTTCGCCGTCCTCCTGCTGGACCTGGCCCGCACCCACGGCCGCCGCACGGAGGAGGGCATCGAACTCGCCGTACCCCTGAGCAAGCAGGAGCTGGCGGGTTCGGTCGGTGCCTCCCGGGAGATGGTGCAGCGCCTGCTGCGGGAACTGCGCGACAAGGAGGCGGTGGTCACGGGCCGCCGTGCGCTGCTGATACGGCGGCCGGACGTGCTGCGGCGGATCGCGGCGGCCGGGCCGGCGTCGGGCATCCCCTCACCGCAGGGGAGCGAGGAGTGA